A window of the Aquarana catesbeiana isolate 2022-GZ linkage group LG05, ASM4218655v1, whole genome shotgun sequence genome harbors these coding sequences:
- the RPS20 gene encoding small ribosomal subunit protein uS10 codes for MAFKDTGKAPVDSEVAIHRIRITLTSRNVKSLEKVCADLIRGAKEKNLKVKGPVRMPTKTLRITTRKTPCGEGSKTWDRFQMRIHKRLIDLHSPSEIVKQITSISIEPGVEVEVTIADA; via the exons GCATTTAAAGACACAGGCAAAGCACCTGTTGATTCGGAGGTGGCCATCCATCGCATCCGTATTACACTCACCAGCCGCAATGTGAAATCTCTGGAAAAGG TCTGTGCTGATCTGATCCGTGGAGCAAAGGAGAAGAACTTGAAGGTGAAGGGACCTGTGCGCATGCCCACCAAG ACTCTGCGCATTACTACAAGAAAAACCCCTTGTGGTGAGGGTTCCAAGACATGGGATAGATTCCAGATGAGGATCCACAAGCGCCTGATTGATCTACACAGTCCCTCTGAGATTGTGAAGCAGATTACTTCCATCAGTATTGAACCTGGTGTAGAAGTTGAAGTGACCATTGCTGATGCATAA